A portion of the Juglans microcarpa x Juglans regia isolate MS1-56 chromosome 1D, Jm3101_v1.0, whole genome shotgun sequence genome contains these proteins:
- the LOC121252899 gene encoding scarecrow-like protein 15 — protein MRVTVNPPQTSQSPNPKPVPYNNTVRNIGFHGSVNTPNQLSYEPTSVLDIRRSPSPVIERPASTTESSALTDVLSRPEDPIIDQWEDHVLHTTLDWDSIIKELGLHDDPAPALKSTVLQFNPSEPYVPHLPELPQSHPFDPIHFVQSDFNLSEVYSTHNLAHSLNSVDLAQDFHHFGLNGFEIVEDLLRAADCFDTNQLQLAQAILERLNPRLRSPVGKPLQRAAFYFKEAFQTLLTTAGSNRTPRLSSWSEIVQTIRTYKAFSSISPIPLFSHFTTNQALLEALHGSNFIHVVDFDIGFGGQYASFMKEISERSAEPCKANNSPVLRITAVVPEEYAVESRLIKENLTQFAHELKIRLQVEFVLLRTFEMLSFKAIKFMEGEKTALLLSPTIFRRLGSTNSIAAFLSDLRRVSPSVVIFSDNEGWMEGPGVASFRRNFVNSLEFYSLMFESLDAAVGSGGCGGDWVKKVETVLLRPRIVAAVEAVGRRVPPWREVFCGAGMRAVQLSQFADFQAECLLGKVQVRGFHVAKRQAELVLCWHDRPMVATSAWRC, from the coding sequence ATGAGAGTTACCGTCAATCCTCCACAAACCAGCCAatctccaaaccctaaaccgGTTCCTTACAACAACACTGTCCGAAATATCGGCTTCCACGGCTCTGTCAATACTCCCAACCAGCTTTCCTACGAACCCACCTCAGTTCTTGACATACGTCGGAGCCCTAGCCCCGTCATCGAAAGACCAGCCTCTACTACCGAAAGCTCTGCCCTTACAGACGTGTTGTCACGGCCAGAGGACCCGATAATTGATCAGTGGGAAGATCATGTTTTGCATACTACTCTGGATTGGGATTCCATCATTAAGGAGTTGGGTTTACACGACGATCCTGCCCCTGCTTTGAAGAGTACTGTTCTTCAGTTCAACCCAAGTGAGCCTTATGTTCCTCACCTCCCGGAGCTCCCACAATCTCACCCGTTTGATCCCATTCACTTTGTTCAATCTGATTTCAATCTCTCTGAAGTTTATTCCACTCACAATCTGGCCCACAGTCTGAATTCTGTTGATTTGGCACAAGATTTTCATCATTTCGGCCTCAACGGGTTTGAGATTGTAGAAGACCTACTTCGCGCTGCTGATTGCTTTGACACCAACCAGTTGCAGCTCGCCCAAGCGATATTGGAGCGGCTCAATCCACGACTTCGATCACCAGTCGGAAAACCGCTCCAAAGAGCCGCGTTTTACTTCAAAGAAGCTTTCCAGACTCTCCTAACCACTGCAGGTTCGAACCGGACGCCTCGCCTCTCGTCTTGGTCCGAAATCGTCCAGACCATCAGGACGTACAAGGCCTTCTCTAGTATCTCCCCCATCCCCCTGTTCTCTCACTTCACCACCAACCAAGCTCTCCTCGAAGCTCTTCATGGCTCAAACTTCATCCATGTCGTTGACTTCGACATTGGTTTTGGAGGTCAATACGCTTCCTTCATGAAGGAAATATCCGAGAGATCAGCCGAGCCTTGCAAAGCCAATAACTCGCCGGTTCTTCGAATCACCGCTGTCGTGCCTGAAGAATATGCTGTCGAAAGTAGACTGATCAAAGAAAACCTCACCCAATTCGCTCATGAACTCAAAATCAGACTCCAGGTCGAATTCGTGCTCCTTCGCACCTTTGAAATGCTATCTTTCAAAGCCATCAAATTCATGGAAGGCGAAAAAACCGCTCTTCTGTTATCTCCAACCATCTTTCGCCGTCTCGGGTCGACCAACAGCATCGCCGCTTTTCTCAGTGACCTACGCCGAGTCTCGCCGAGCGTCGTCATATTTTCAGACAACGAGGGGTGGATGGAAGGCCCTGGAGTGGCGTCATTCCGACGGAACTTTGTGAACAGCCTAGAGTTCTACTCCTTGATGTTTGAGTCTCTGGATGCAGCCGTCGGCAGCGGAGGCTGTGGCGGTGATTGGGTCAAGAAAGTCGAGACGGTGTTGTTGCGACCAAGAATCGTTGCGGCTGTAGAGGCAGTCGGTAGGCGGGTGCCGCCATGGAGGGAGGTCTTCTGTGGGGCGGGAATGAGGGCAGTGCAACTAAGCCAGTTTGCTGACTTTCAAGCCGAGTGTCTGTTGGGAAAGGTACAGGTCAGAGGCTTCCACGTGGCTAAACGACAGGCCGAGTTGGTGCTTTGCTGGCACGACAGGCCCATGGTTGCCACTTCAGCCTGGAGGTGTTAG